Below is a genomic region from Sphingomonas phyllosphaerae.
CTCTTGCCGTTCTTTGCCGCGCGGCTGTTCGGCCTGCGTGCCTTTGCCGAGATCTACGGCACCGCAATGCCGATCGCGCTGTCGGGCACCGCGGTCGGGATCATCGGCTTCGGGCGACTCCATGATCTCACCGGCGGCTATATCACGGCGCTGACGCTCGGCTGCGGCGCGCTGCTGCTCGCGGCACTCTGCTTCCTGATCCTCCCCGATCGTACAGGGGATGACGGGGATCGCGCCGCAAGCTAGCGCGCATCGATGTTGCGCCGCCCTCCTGTCCCGAATCGCAGCGAATGGCGGACCGGCTGGCCGATCGTGCTGGGGGCGGTGGTCGGCAGCGGCGCGGGCCCGGCGCTGTTCCAGAATTTGTCGAGCATGTTCGTCCCTGGCATGACCGGCGAGTTCGGCTGGAGCCGCGGCGCGATCGCCGCCGCCAGCGGGCTCGGTTTCGCCGGCAGCCTCGCGGTGCCGCTGCTCGGGCGCGTCGTCGATCGCATCGGCGTGCGGCCGATGATCGTCGGCTGCATGGTGGCGCTTGCCGCCGCCTATCTCGGCATGGCGGCGATGACCGGGCGGCTGTGGCATTATCACCTACTCGTGCTCGCCCTCGCGATGACCGTGCCGGGCACCAGCGCGCTGGCGTACGGCAAGCTGATCGCGGCGCGCTTCGTCGCGCATCGCGGTTTGGCGCTCGGCATCGCGACCTCGGGCCTGCCGCTGACCACGTTGCTTTTGCCGATCGCGCTGGCGGAAGTGATCGGCCACTTTGGTTGGCGCGGGGGCTTCGTCGCGCTGGCAATCTATTCGGCGCTGATCGCGTTGCCGATCGCGCTGCTCGCGATCCGCGGCGCCGATCTCGCCACGCGCCCGGCCGGTGACGCGCCCGAGCCCGCCGGCCTCACCGCCGCCGCGGCACGGCGCGATCCCCGCTTCTGGCGGCTCGGCCTGACCGGCTTCTTCGTCAATCTGGGTACGATCGGCTTCGTCACGCAATTGGTGCCGTTCGGGATCGACCGGGGGCTGGCCGCGATGGACGCGGCACTGCTGCTCACGGCGTTTGGCGCCTCGCAGGTGGCGGCGCGCGTCACGTTCGGCGCGCTGATCGACCGCTTCCCGCCGCAGCGGATCGCCGCCACCGTCGCCTTCGTTTCCGCCTTCGGCTTCGCGGCGCTGCAATGGCGCGGGCTGGCGCTGCCGGGGCTCGCGCTCGGCGTCTTCTTCGCCGGGCTGATGAACGGCGCGGAGAACGATCTCTTCCCGTTCTTCGCCGCGCGGCTGTTCGGATTGCGCGCCTATGGCGAGATCTACGGCACGCTGATCGTCGTCGCGCTGATCGGCAGCGGGGCCGGCATCATCGGCTTCGGGGCGCTCCACGACCTGACCGGTGGGGATACCATCGGGCTCACCGTGGCGAGCGGAGCGCTGGCGATCGCCGGGCTGCTCTTCGCGGGGCTGCGCGACCGCCCCGCGCACGGCTAGGTTTCGCTTTCGCTACACCGTCCGGCTGCCTATATGATCGCCATGGCAGAACCTCAGAATACCAGCGAATACGGCGCCTCCTCGATCAAGGTGCTGAAGGGCCTCGACGCCGTCCGCAAGCGTCCCGGCATGTACATCGGCGACACCGACGACGGCTCGGGCCTCCACCATATGGTGTTCGAGGTGAGTGACAATGCGATTGACGAGGCGCTGGCCGGGCATTGCGACCGGATCGACATCACGCTGAACGCCGACGGCTCGGTGTCGGTGACCGACAACGGCCGCGGCATCCCGACCGGCATCCACCCCGAGGAAGGCGTCTCGGCGGCGGAGGTCATCATGACCCAGCTCCACGCCGGCGGCAAGTTCGAGAACACCAGCGACGACAATGCCTATAAGGTGTCGGGTGGCCTCCACGGCGTCGGCGTCTCGGTGGTCAACGCACTGTCCGAATTCCTCGACCTGACGATCTGGCGTGACGGCGAGGAGCATTACATGCGCTTCGCGCACGGCGACGCGGTCGCCCCGCTCAAGGTCGTCGGTCCCGCCGGCGGCAAGAAGGGCACGCGCGTCACCTTCCTGCCCTCGCCCGAAACGTTCAAGATCACCGAATTCGACTTCGAGAAGCTCGAGCATCGCTATCGCGAGCTGGCGTTCCTGAACTCGGGTGTCCGCCTGTTCCTCAACGACGCGCGCCACGAAGAGCCGAAGTCCATTGAGCTGTTCTACGAGGGCGGGATCGCCGCATTCGTGAAGTGGCTGGACCGCAACAAGCAGCCGTTGTTCCCGGATCCGATCTCGGTCGCGGGCACCCGCGATCATGTCACGATCGAGGTCGCGCTGGAGTGGAACGACAGTTATTACGAGAACGTCCTCGCGTTCACGAACAACATCCCGCAGCGCGACGGCGGCACGCACATCGCCGCGTTCCGCGCCGCGCTGACCCGCACGCTCAACAATTATGCCGAAAAGTCGGGGCTCCTGAAGAAGGAGAAGGTTTCGCTGACCGGCGATGACATGCGCGAGGGGCTGACCGCGATCGTCTCGGTCAAGCTGCCCGACCCGAAGTTCAGTTCGCAGACCAAGGACAAGCTCGTCTCGTCGGAGGTTCGCCAGCCGCTCGAAAGCCTGATGGCCGACAAGATGGCGGAATGGCTCGAGGAAAATCCGCAGCACGCGCGGTCGATCGTCGGCAAGATCATCGACGCCGCCGCGGCGCGCGAGGCGGCGAAGCGTGCACGCGAACTGACGCGACGCAAAGGCGTCATGGACATCGCCAGCCTGCCCGGCAAGCTCGCCGACTGTCAGGAGCGCGATCCCGCCAAGTCCGAACTGTTCCTGGTCGAGGGCGACTCGGCCGGCGGCTCGGCCAAGCAGGGTCGCGACCGCCACTTCCAGGCGATCCTGCCCTTGCGCGGCAAGATCCTCAACGTCGAGCGTGCGCGCTTCGACCGGATGCTCGGCTCGAAGGAGATCGGCACGCTGATCCAGGCGATGGGCACCGGGATCGGGCGCGACGACTTCAAGCTCGACAAGCTGCGCTATCACAAGATCGTCATCATGACCGACGCCGATGTCGACGGCGCGCATATCCGCACGCTGCTGCTGACGTTCTTCTATCGCCAAATGCCCGAGATCATCGAGGCCGGGCACCTCTATATCGCGCAGCCGCCGCTCTATAAGGCCACCAAGGGCCGTTCGGAGGTGTATCTCAAGGACGATCACGCCCTCGACGATTACCTCGTCGACGCCGGGCTGAACGCGATGGCGCTGGAGCGCGGCGACGAGAAGCTGACCGGCGTCCACCTGCGCCCGCTGGTCGAACATGCGCGGCGGATGCGCACGCTGATGCGCTACGTGCCGCGCCGCTACGATCCGGTCATCATCGAAGGGCTGGCGCTGGGCGGCGCGCTCGATCCCGAAGCGACGCGCGACACCCGCGCCGCGGCGGTGACCGAGGTCGTCCGTCGGCTCGATCAGGGCGATAGCGAGGCGACGTGGAGCGCGCGAGTCACCGAGGATGGCGGCATTCACTTCGAGCGGCTGTGGCGCGGCGTGACCGATCATCATATCGTCGAAGCGGCGTTTCTCGCGTCGGCCGAGGCGCGCAAGCTCCACACGCTCGCCGCCGAACAAGCCGAAACCTTCGCGCACGCCGCCAAGCTGGTCCCGGTGAAGACCGCCGCGGTCGAGACGCCGGTCGATGCGCTCGCCACCGACGAGGAGGGCGAGGAACCCGTCTCGGTCGGCCGCGGCGAGTCGCTGGTGGCGCGTCCGTCGCAATTGCTCGAGGCGATCCTCGCCTCGGGGCGCAAGGGGCTGGCGATCCAGCGCTACAAGGGTCTGGGCGAGATGAATGCCGAGCAGCTGTGGGAAACCACGCTCGATCCTTCGAACCGCTCGATGCTCAAGGTGGCCATCGAGCAGGCCGATGTCGCGGACGAAATCTTCACGCGCTTGATGGGCGACGTCGTCGAACCGCGCCGCGAGTTCATCCAGGAGAATGCGCTGAGCGTTGCGAACCTGGACGTGTAAAAGCCGTCGCCCCGGGTTTGATCCGGGGCCCCGCTTCGTGTCGACAGCGGGAAGAAGAAGCTGGGTCCCGGATCAAACCCGGGACGACGCTAGGGGATGACGGCTCACCCCCACGTGTCATCCCCGCGCAGGCGGGGATCCAGACGCGCAGGTTCTCGTAAGGGCCACAGGCGTCGGAGGTTCTGGATTCCCGCCTACGCGGGAATGACGGAGCGGCGGGCGGACAGACCTACGCCGCCGTCTCCTCCACCCACGCCCGCAGCAGCGAGTGCGCGATCGCATAGCGCGGCGGCGCGACGAACGTGCCCGCCTCACCCGCCAGCGCCGCCCGCACCTCGTCACGCGTCACCCAGCGCGCATCCTCCAGTTCGTTGGTGTCGAGCGTGATCGCATCATCCTCCGCCTCGGCGACGCACGCGATCATCAGTTGCGACGGAAATGGCCACGGCTGGCTCGCGACATAGCGCACCGCCCCGACCCGCACCCCGGCTTCTTCGGCAATTTCGCGCGCCACCGCTTCCTCGATCGACTCGCCCGGCTCCAGAAATCCGGCCAGTGCCGAATAGCGCCCGGCCGGGAACGCTGCCTGCCGACCGATCAGCGCGCGCCCGTCGTGCTCGGCGATCATGATGACGACCGGATCGACGCGGGGGAAATGCTCGGCTTTGCAATTCGGGCAGTTGCGGCCCCAGCCGGCGCGGAACGGCGCCGTCGCATGGCCACAGCGCGCGCAGAACGGATGCCGCGCGTGCCAGTCGATCAGCGCGCGCGCCGCCGCGAAAGTCGCCGCCTCGCCGCCCCGCAACCGGTCGAGCAGCGCGAACAAAGTCGGCGAGCGATAGGGCGGCGGCGGCGCATCGCCCGGGATCACCGCCGCGAAATGCGCGCGACCTTCGGCCAGCCCGAGCAACACGAACTCAGCCCCGTCCGGGGCCTCCGCGATCGTGCCCCACGACAGCGCGCCATCCTCCGCCACGACCGGCTCGAACGCGTCGAGCCGCAGCAATCGCGAGGACGGGTCGGCCAGCAGCGCAGCGACCGCCGGCGGATCGTGACGGAGTGCATCCGCCCGATCCAGCGTGCCGCCGGTGAACCCGGTTTCGATCACCCCGCCTGCCCTCACCATTGTCCCCCGTGCAACCGCGCGGCGTCGCGCCGGATCGCCGCATAGGTTTCCTTGCCGAGCGGCCATTTCTCCGCCGGGAAGTAATTGACCATGATCGTGCTGCGGAAGCGCTTGGCCGGATCGACCAGCGCCAGCGTGCCCGCCGCCCCCGCCCAGCCATAACTGCCCTTCGATGCGCCGTTCGGATCGTCGTTGAG
It encodes:
- a CDS encoding MFS transporter; the encoded protein is MLRRPPVPNRSEWRTGWPIVLGAVVGSGAGPALFQNLSSMFVPGMTGEFGWSRGAIAAASGLGFAGSLAVPLLGRVVDRIGVRPMIVGCMVALAAAYLGMAAMTGRLWHYHLLVLALAMTVPGTSALAYGKLIAARFVAHRGLALGIATSGLPLTTLLLPIALAEVIGHFGWRGGFVALAIYSALIALPIALLAIRGADLATRPAGDAPEPAGLTAAAARRDPRFWRLGLTGFFVNLGTIGFVTQLVPFGIDRGLAAMDAALLLTAFGASQVAARVTFGALIDRFPPQRIAATVAFVSAFGFAALQWRGLALPGLALGVFFAGLMNGAENDLFPFFAARLFGLRAYGEIYGTLIVVALIGSGAGIIGFGALHDLTGGDTIGLTVASGALAIAGLLFAGLRDRPAHG
- the nudC gene encoding NAD(+) diphosphatase is translated as MVRAGGVIETGFTGGTLDRADALRHDPPAVAALLADPSSRLLRLDAFEPVVAEDGALSWGTIAEAPDGAEFVLLGLAEGRAHFAAVIPGDAPPPPYRSPTLFALLDRLRGGEAATFAAARALIDWHARHPFCARCGHATAPFRAGWGRNCPNCKAEHFPRVDPVVIMIAEHDGRALIGRQAAFPAGRYSALAGFLEPGESIEEAVAREIAEEAGVRVGAVRYVASQPWPFPSQLMIACVAEAEDDAITLDTNELEDARWVTRDEVRAALAGEAGTFVAPPRYAIAHSLLRAWVEETAA
- the gyrB gene encoding DNA topoisomerase (ATP-hydrolyzing) subunit B is translated as MAEPQNTSEYGASSIKVLKGLDAVRKRPGMYIGDTDDGSGLHHMVFEVSDNAIDEALAGHCDRIDITLNADGSVSVTDNGRGIPTGIHPEEGVSAAEVIMTQLHAGGKFENTSDDNAYKVSGGLHGVGVSVVNALSEFLDLTIWRDGEEHYMRFAHGDAVAPLKVVGPAGGKKGTRVTFLPSPETFKITEFDFEKLEHRYRELAFLNSGVRLFLNDARHEEPKSIELFYEGGIAAFVKWLDRNKQPLFPDPISVAGTRDHVTIEVALEWNDSYYENVLAFTNNIPQRDGGTHIAAFRAALTRTLNNYAEKSGLLKKEKVSLTGDDMREGLTAIVSVKLPDPKFSSQTKDKLVSSEVRQPLESLMADKMAEWLEENPQHARSIVGKIIDAAAAREAAKRARELTRRKGVMDIASLPGKLADCQERDPAKSELFLVEGDSAGGSAKQGRDRHFQAILPLRGKILNVERARFDRMLGSKEIGTLIQAMGTGIGRDDFKLDKLRYHKIVIMTDADVDGAHIRTLLLTFFYRQMPEIIEAGHLYIAQPPLYKATKGRSEVYLKDDHALDDYLVDAGLNAMALERGDEKLTGVHLRPLVEHARRMRTLMRYVPRRYDPVIIEGLALGGALDPEATRDTRAAAVTEVVRRLDQGDSEATWSARVTEDGGIHFERLWRGVTDHHIVEAAFLASAEARKLHTLAAEQAETFAHAAKLVPVKTAAVETPVDALATDEEGEEPVSVGRGESLVARPSQLLEAILASGRKGLAIQRYKGLGEMNAEQLWETTLDPSNRSMLKVAIEQADVADEIFTRLMGDVVEPRREFIQENALSVANLDV